In Desulfobacter hydrogenophilus, the genomic stretch ATTTACTGGAGACCATTATCCGGTCCGGCGCGGACAAAGGGATATGGTATGTGTATAAAATGGGGGATTCGGAAAGTACAACGCCTTCAGAATTCTATGGCAGAGGTGCCAAGGAAATGTCCCTGAATATCAACTTGGCAGACGGATATTCCCTGGTCACGATCAAAGGAGCCAATCAAAGGGGATGGACCGAGAAAGGGGGACTGGATCCCCAGAAGGTTAAAGAATACGTCAAACAGATTGCGGGTGAAAAACAAATTGCACAGATCCAGGAAATTGTGGATGATTTTAAGGCAAAACATGGCGACATCCAGAATGGCACCATAGAAAAGGCCATTACCGACGTGGTCCAGGACGGCCGGTTTATGGCGAGTAAAGATGAGGTCAAAGACGATGAAACGCCGGAACTGATTAGCGGTACAGCAGCCATGCTCTACCAACCGGATGCCGGGGACACCATCGTTACAAAAGCCAAAGCATCGGAAAAAGGCTGGATTCAAAAGAAAGACCATGGCATAAACCTCACCGGACAGGAATGCACAGAGACCGTGTTTCCATTAATGCGGCGGTTGGGCAGCATCTATGAAAGAGGCGGGCTTTCCGATATTGACACCCTGGATATGACCGGGCTGGTTCTGCCAAACGGCGGAAAATTAAGGGTGGAATTAATAGACGCCACCCCCGACACCCTGAAAGATCTAAGTGAATTTTTTGAAATCATGGCAGGTCTGGTGGAAAAAGATAATGGGACAGAATTTTACCTGGATATAAGTGACCCCAAAGAGGGATGCAAGTTCGTAAACAAACTGAAAAAAGAATAGAAAGATCCACAATGGCAGCAAAAAAGAAAAAAACAGATCCTGAAAGCCACTACGCCCAGCGGATAAAACCGGAACTCAATCAGGCGAAATGGATTATCCGGATCACTGAACATAAAGATAAACCCATGCCTGTACTGATCCTGAAAGAAAGAATCCAGCCGGATCAGCGTACAGACACCCGGGACATGGTTGCCCCCAGGGCGGTGTTAAAGGAGCGGGGCCTGTTATACGGCCCGTCCCTGACAAGATGCCTACCTGTATTGAAAACCATTATCACCCGGGTGACGGACCAGGCAGATATTCCCCTGGAACTCCAGCAGTACCTGAACCGGAAACGGATCACCTTCCGGGGCAACCTGCCCTTAGACGATGAGGCCGGATACAAGATGGGCCTGGTTTTCAAACTTCAGGAACGGATCAAAGAAATGGACCGTGTGGAACTGATCGCCCGGCGGGTGGACCGATTTACAAAGGAAGAAGCCGCCTACTGGTATTCACGGATTTCCAATTTTACCGACACGGCCAACCGCTGGGCCATGGCCGGGATGAAAATCATGCTGGCCGGCCATCCCAATGACAAGCATATCGAAAAGATGCTGGATAAACTGAGACTCAACTATTAAGCAGAACAAGGCAGATTCTATGGACCTTTCCTATCAGGATGATTTACGATTAATTGAAGCTGGATTTCCCTGCCACCAGGTGGGGGCTGAGACTCAACGGGAACGAGGAGCAGCATCTGCTCTTCCACCGCTCTATTTTCTCCATGTCTGGTGGGCAAGAAGACCCTTAACGCCAAGCCGGGCTGCCATACTGGCGTCTTTGCTTCCGGCAGATACAAATCCGGATCGTTTTATAAAACAATTAGGAATTTTTAAAAAGGTTGTTGAAATTAATGGCATCCAATGGGTGCTTGTTGGAAAAATATTAGACAAACTGGCAAATGTGGGTGGCAGAGAGACTCTGAAAATAGATGGAAAAATTCACGAGTGGCTACTCAAGGAAAATGACAGAAGGTCAAAGTGCAGGGAAATAATTCGAAAATTAGAGACCACTGACCTAAATTTTTCTAATGACTTTGTCCTAAAGCAGTGGAAAACTGAACTTGCCAGTATCCCTGATCCACTTCCCCAAGTCGGAGACATCCTTGAGGTGACTAAGATCCCAGCTAATCCGGCTCATATCAACGATCGAATCCAGTTTGCCAAATCAAAGAATGTAGTAAGTGTTCTTGGGAAAGCAATAAAACTGGATGCTGAGGATTTGTATGGCTATAATAGGGCCTTTACGAATTCCCCTGAATCAACACCAACTCCCAAAATAGTTATGGATATGACCTCTGGTGGAGGCTCCATCCCATTTGAGGCATTAAGATTAGGTCACAAAGTAATTGCAAATGATTTAAATCCTGTTGCTTGTGTCATACTGAATGCAACTCTAAAATATCCGTCACAGTTCGGTATAGAGTTGCTGGCAGACATAGAGAATTGGGGAGAAAAGCTAACCAAACATGTATCTAAAGCATTAGATCCCGTCACACCGTTTTCAGAATTACCTGAGCAAGAAAAAGAACTATTGAGAACACATTGTAAAGCCTGTCCGGATGTCATCTCGGAGTTCGACAAAAAAGAATACGACCATACCGGTTTACTTTACTGCCGACAAATAACATGCCCTCATTGTGGCGGAGAGGCCCCTTTATTAAACACTTGCTGGCTGAGTAAAGAAACAGGCAAACAATGGGGGGTTAAAATTATTCCCGACGGCAAATCAGAAAAGGGTCGTGTCAATTTTGAAACCTATAGGATCAACAAGGGTAAAGGCCCTAAAGGAGAAGACCCTGGATTTGCCACTGTCAAACGCGGTGTAGGCCTTTGCATTCATTGCAAACAAGCCATCAATACCGATGAAATTAAAGCACAAGCCAGAGGAGAGTCAGAAAAAGGTCAATGGAAAGACCGGCTCTATTGTGTGGTTTCAATCCGATTTCAACCGAAACTGGATAAACAAGGCCAAATTCAACGATTTAAATCAGGTCTTAAAAAAGGTGAAATCAAAACTGAAAAAGTCAAATTTTTTCGTACACCTAATACCGACGATTTAAATGCGGTTAAACAAGCAGAAGAATTGTTGGAAAAAAACTGGGATCATTGGGAGGAATTGGGATTAATACCTACAGAGAAATTCCCTCAAGGAAATGATATGCGACCCAAAGTATACGGCATGCCTCGATGGTGTGATATGTTCATGGGTCGGCAA encodes the following:
- a CDS encoding DUF7680 family protein, producing MAAKKKKTDPESHYAQRIKPELNQAKWIIRITEHKDKPMPVLILKERIQPDQRTDTRDMVAPRAVLKERGLLYGPSLTRCLPVLKTIITRVTDQADIPLELQQYLNRKRITFRGNLPLDDEAGYKMGLVFKLQERIKEMDRVELIARRVDRFTKEEAAYWYSRISNFTDTANRWAMAGMKIMLAGHPNDKHIEKMLDKLRLNY
- a CDS encoding DUF1156 domain-containing protein, which encodes MDLSYQDDLRLIEAGFPCHQVGAETQRERGAASALPPLYFLHVWWARRPLTPSRAAILASLLPADTNPDRFIKQLGIFKKVVEINGIQWVLVGKILDKLANVGGRETLKIDGKIHEWLLKENDRRSKCREIIRKLETTDLNFSNDFVLKQWKTELASIPDPLPQVGDILEVTKIPANPAHINDRIQFAKSKNVVSVLGKAIKLDAEDLYGYNRAFTNSPESTPTPKIVMDMTSGGGSIPFEALRLGHKVIANDLNPVACVILNATLKYPSQFGIELLADIENWGEKLTKHVSKALDPVTPFSELPEQEKELLRTHCKACPDVISEFDKKEYDHTGLLYCRQITCPHCGGEAPLLNTCWLSKETGKQWGVKIIPDGKSEKGRVNFETYRINKGKGPKGEDPGFATVKRGVGLCIHCKQAINTDEIKAQARGESEKGQWKDRLYCVVSIRFQPKLDKQGQIQRFKSGLKKGEIKTEKVKFFRTPNTDDLNAVKQAEELLEKNWDHWEELGLIPTEKFPQGNDMRPKVYGMPRWCDMFMGRQLFAHLTLVEKLNELKPQILELEGDEKGKAIITYLQLAIDKGLDYNAKLTFWDGERGVRHVFSGHDYRVNLNFAEMIFSGPNSGISWCLKQTIDAYKSLCKLMPHRKNENKSLTIINNSAAHIPTVNDSSVDLICMDPPYYNNVQYAELSDFFYVWMKRTLKDIYPEYFKKRLTNKIDEAVANPSRDGGNKEAKNNYEKMMGEIFCECRRVLKQNGLLTIMFTHKTQEAWETFTSSLIKNKLIITSCAPISSESHNSMNIKNQAAASSAVFLSCRRRVNESSDPSSWKGFGGTGVQQDIIKAVKKGLIDFKKLSLNPVDEMVACYGKALSVLSEQWPVLDGDEPVGPIRAMNEASRVVAETQISRITDGKLSINDMEPEAAMALTLYGIYGLGDLPYDEALNLSRSLNIKLEAKTGGYTVDDRFIGINTQSNTRRSNQAAKAEDLGFHAPLLRKGSKLRLALPEERNPKRLEHPQTEWDLLHGLIIQYREGDIPLARAYMARHAEGKEEILMHLLSVWTAETGDEDLRKEGNTILFGLK